cactccagcctgggtgacagagcgagactccgtctcaaaaaaaaaaaaaaaaaaaacacaacaacaacaacaacaaaaaacctcctGATAAGGGTCTGTGTTCAGctgtgcacgtattgtcttgataaacatcttaaacaacagaaaacagggttcaagagcagagaaacTGACCTCAAATTCACCAGGGTGGGGTTTTTTCACCATactaataagcctgagggtactgcaggagaccagggcatatgtcagtccttatctcaaccacataagacagacactcccagagcagccatttatagacctcccccccaggaatgcatttctttcccaaggtcttaattattaatattccttgctaggaaaagaattcagcgatatcttccctacttgcatgtccatttataggctctctgcaagaagaaaaatatagctctattctgcccgacccacaggcagtcagaccttatggttgtcttcccttgttccctaaaatcactgttattctgttctttttcaaggtgcactgatttcatattgttcaaacatacatgttttacaatcaatttgtataGTTAGatacaattatcacagtggtcctgaggtgacatacatcctcagcttacgaagataacagggttaagagattaaagacaggcatgagaaattataaaagtattaatttcgggaactgataaatgtccatgaaatcttcacaacttatgttcagagattgaagTAAAGACagatgtaagaaattataaatattaattttgggaactgatatatATCcgtattaaaatgaaatcttcacaatttatgttcctctgccacggctccagctggtccctccgttcagggtccctgacttcccagaacagcactccagcctggcgacagagcgagactccgtctcaaaaaaaaaaaaaaaaaaaattagctgggcatgtggcacacacctgtggtcccagctactcagaaggctgaggcaggaggatgacttgagcctgggagatggagggtgcagcgagccaagatcgcggcactgcactccagcctgggtgacagagcattaccctctctcaaaaaaatttataattaatagtTTAACTTAGTATAAGTAATAAGATCTCCCCCTATGTGTCACTAGCAAGAATATCATTTAATGAAACAACTACTGCATTAAACTCAAttggtgaaaaataaatttccttggGAATGAGATTCAGTCTTGGTTATTTCATCAGACAGAAAACACCACCCTGCCAACTACTTTTCTCAGAGCCCCTTTCAAGTACCTGTTCCTCAGGCTGTAGATGAAAGGGTTTAGCATGGGAGTCACCACTGTATACAACACAGTAGCTGTAGTGTCTTTCTCAGCTGAGTGGGAGGACAGAGGGTTAAAATACAAAGCAATGATGGTGCCATAGAACAGGAGAACCACAGCCAGGTGAGaaccacaggtggagaaggctttccACCTTCCCTTTGTGGATGGGACCCTCAGGACAGTGCAGGTGATGTGCATATAGGAAGCCAGGATGCAAAGAAATGGGGTGATCATGACCAGGGCACCCTCACTAAGGATTATGACCTCATTGAGGTGTGTGTCTGAGCAGGAGAGTTTTAGTAGGGGAGTCACGTCACAGAAGAAATGAGGGATGGCATTGTCTGCACAGAATGAGAGTCGAGCCATCAGCAGGGTGTGCAGAAGGACATTCAGGTTGGCAACCACCCACGATCCAGCAACCAGCAGGGCACAGAGCTGATGGGTCATCTTTGCTGTGTAGTGTAAGGGGTGGCACACGGCAACAAAGCAGTCATAGGCCATCACAGCTAGGAGAAAATTGTCCATGTCCACGAACATGAAAACGAAATACATCTGTGTGAGACAGCCACAGAAGGAGATGGTCTGAGTCCCGAGTATGTGATTGGCCAGCATCTTGGGAATGGTGGTGGAAGAGAAGCAGATGTCCACAAAGGACAGGTTGctgaggaagaagtacatgggagTGTGCAGGCGGGAGTCTGCGCTGAcggccaggatgatgagcaggttccccaggatgGTGGCCAGGTACATGCTGAGGAAGAGCGCGAAGAGGAGATGCTGCTGCTGGGGCTGCCTGGAGAGTCCCAGGAGGAGGAACTCGGAGACACTCGACT
The window above is part of the Symphalangus syndactylus isolate Jambi chromosome 14, NHGRI_mSymSyn1-v2.1_pri, whole genome shotgun sequence genome. Proteins encoded here:
- the OR1F1 gene encoding olfactory receptor 1F1, which produces MSGTNQSSVSEFLLLGLSRQPQQQHLLFALFLSMYLATILGNLLIILAVSADSRLHTPMYFFLSNLSFVDICFSSTTIPKMLANHILGTQTISFCGCLTQMYFVFMFVDMDNFLLAVMAYDCFVAVCHPLHYTAKMTHQLCALLVAGSWVVANLNVLLHTLLMARLSFCADNAIPHFFCDVTPLLKLSCSDTHLNEVIILSEGALVMITPFLCILASYMHITCTVLRVPSTKGRWKAFSTCGSHLAVVLLFYGTIIALYFNPLSSHSAEKDTTATVLYTVVTPMLNPFIYSLRNRYLKGALRKVVGRVVFSV